Proteins co-encoded in one Fibrobacter sp. genomic window:
- a CDS encoding carbohydrate-binding protein, whose translation MINIKKTVFGLSMLAAAAMAENPISSYHYLADPSAASDGDTFYILTDTDDMCVSDNPFAYNIIGLYAFSSKDMVNWTDHGLIFQSKREFGTYPGNTWASGIAVRNGRPFIVYPDGASGVGMITAPSIDGPYTDPIKEAYGVNYIAANWGSSFLGNCDDIDHCFDPGIFFDDDGSGYVIFGGGSTSSVKRPIGNNFDIIKFSENNGKVTLDKSSLKRISAEKSFEAPYIHKHGDWYYISFNNSGQEIGYGMSKNPAGPYSYKGIAIGAVWQINDCETHSCDGGNNHQGFADFKGETYAVYHDRRLVRAKEHPASLGIVDPEPGNHRSVSIDKITYAADGTMNKLVFTKEGPKQVGKFDPFNTYKALTSSKQRNVRSRTDWTKGQAVKHVLTPLATKESWIRVTGVDFGNGAENLRIKAASVGDNNKVEIHKGSVTGTLAGTCTLAKTSGWNDYKDNDCAMSGLAGVVDQLFFVFKGAKDSTMGLLEWEFQGTKREPEPQTPFGGKAWAIPGTIQMENFDEPGYGAGNDSYFDNDEENHGDSDLRKGTGVDLYKKSNNRVVVGYNQKDEWLEYTVNVTKAGDYTMFAAVASANATSGFKLSLDGKDITESIAVPAAKEGEENYDDYNKVSANVTLPAGEHILRFTVTGDWMDIDYINFVAGKDAEDSEPLPGEETEVNPGEESSDPTAIAGKMQMDVSNQADYDIFDLKGNVLASEKASSMSEASAMWQKTAADKKLQGLFLIRNRANGMVTRVRAIQ comes from the coding sequence ATGATTAATATTAAAAAGACTGTATTTGGATTGAGCATGCTTGCTGCTGCCGCTATGGCAGAAAATCCGATTTCCTCTTATCACTACCTTGCAGACCCCTCTGCAGCTTCTGATGGCGATACCTTCTACATTCTGACTGATACCGATGATATGTGCGTAAGTGACAATCCGTTTGCTTATAATATTATCGGTCTGTATGCTTTCAGTTCCAAGGATATGGTGAACTGGACTGACCATGGTCTGATTTTCCAGTCTAAGCGCGAATTCGGCACTTATCCGGGTAACACCTGGGCCTCGGGCATTGCCGTTCGTAATGGTCGCCCCTTCATCGTATATCCTGATGGCGCAAGCGGCGTGGGCATGATTACCGCTCCCAGCATCGACGGCCCCTATACCGACCCCATCAAGGAAGCTTATGGCGTAAACTACATTGCTGCCAACTGGGGTAGCAGCTTCCTCGGTAACTGTGACGATATTGACCACTGCTTTGACCCGGGCATCTTCTTTGACGACGATGGTTCCGGCTATGTGATTTTCGGCGGTGGTTCTACCTCCTCCGTAAAGCGTCCCATCGGTAACAACTTTGACATTATCAAGTTCAGCGAAAACAATGGTAAGGTGACCTTGGATAAGAGTTCCCTGAAGAGAATTTCTGCTGAAAAGTCCTTTGAAGCTCCTTACATCCACAAGCATGGCGACTGGTATTACATCAGCTTCAATAATAGCGGTCAGGAAATTGGCTACGGTATGTCTAAGAATCCTGCAGGTCCTTACTCCTATAAGGGTATTGCCATTGGTGCTGTGTGGCAGATTAACGACTGTGAAACTCATAGCTGCGATGGCGGTAACAACCACCAGGGCTTTGCTGATTTCAAGGGCGAGACTTACGCAGTCTATCATGACCGTCGCCTTGTCCGTGCGAAGGAACATCCCGCTTCCCTGGGCATCGTCGATCCGGAACCGGGTAACCACCGTAGCGTAAGTATTGATAAAATTACCTATGCTGCTGATGGTACCATGAACAAGCTGGTGTTTACCAAGGAAGGCCCCAAGCAGGTTGGTAAGTTTGATCCGTTCAATACCTACAAGGCTCTCACCAGTTCCAAGCAGCGTAACGTCCGCAGCCGTACCGACTGGACCAAGGGCCAGGCCGTAAAGCATGTGCTCACTCCGCTTGCTACAAAGGAATCCTGGATTCGCGTGACTGGCGTAGACTTCGGCAATGGTGCTGAAAATCTCCGTATCAAGGCTGCTAGCGTTGGTGACAACAACAAGGTTGAAATCCACAAGGGCAGCGTCACCGGTACTCTGGCTGGTACCTGCACCCTGGCAAAGACCAGCGGCTGGAACGATTACAAGGATAATGACTGTGCCATGTCCGGCCTCGCAGGCGTTGTGGACCAGCTGTTCTTCGTATTCAAGGGTGCCAAGGACTCCACCATGGGCCTTCTGGAATGGGAATTCCAGGGTACCAAGCGTGAACCTGAACCGCAGACCCCGTTTGGCGGCAAGGCCTGGGCAATCCCCGGCACTATTCAGATGGAAAACTTTGACGAACCGGGCTACGGTGCTGGCAACGATTCCTACTTCGACAACGACGAAGAAAATCATGGCGACAGCGACCTCCGTAAGGGTACCGGTGTTGATCTGTACAAGAAGAGCAACAATCGCGTAGTTGTTGGTTACAACCAGAAGGACGAATGGCTGGAATACACCGTGAACGTCACCAAGGCTGGCGACTACACCATGTTCGCCGCAGTGGCTTCCGCTAATGCTACTTCCGGCTTCAAGCTTTCTCTTGACGGCAAGGATATTACCGAAAGCATCGCAGTTCCTGCCGCTAAGGAAGGTGAGGAAAACTACGACGACTATAACAAGGTCTCTGCCAACGTTACCCTGCCTGCAGGCGAACATATCCTTCGCTTCACCGTAACTGGCGACTGGATGGACATTGACTACATCAACTTTGTGGCTGGTAAGGATGCCGAAGATTCTGAACCTCTTCCGGGTGAAGAAACCGAGGTAAATCCTGGCGAAGAATCTTCTGATCCGACTGCAATTGCCGGCAAGATGCAGATGGATGTTTCCAACCAGGCAGACTACGACATTTTCGACCTGAAGGGCAATGTGCTGGCCTCCGAAAAGGCTTCCAGCATGTCCGAAGCTTCCGCAATGTGGCAAAAGACTGCTGCCGACAAGAAACTGCAGGGCCTCTTCCTGATTCGTAACCGTGCAAATGGTATGGTGACCCGGGTTCGCGCAATCCAGTAA
- the rpsO gene encoding 30S ribosomal protein S15 — MATITKEKAAEITAKFGANEKDTGNVRVQIALLTEKIKNLTEHAKQHKKDHHSLRGLAMMVAKRKNLLKYYGEKDIVAQRALIKELGLRG; from the coding sequence ATGGCTACTATTACTAAAGAAAAGGCTGCAGAAATCACCGCTAAGTTTGGCGCAAACGAAAAGGACACCGGTAACGTCCGCGTTCAGATCGCTCTCTTGACCGAAAAGATCAAGAACCTCACTGAACACGCCAAGCAGCACAAGAAGGACCATCACTCCCTGCGTGGTCTGGCCATGATGGTTGCAAAGCGCAAGAACCTCCTCAAGTACTACGGCGAAAAGGACATCGTCGCTCAGCGCGCTCTCATCAAGGAACTCGGTCTCCGCGGCTAA